The genomic interval GCTGCTGGTCGATGTGCGGCGCTGGGAGAAGAGCTATCAGCGTACGCGGGAGCAGTTCGACGAACTGAGGGGGCTGCGCCGCGGCCATGTCGAGATCGCGATGATCGATGCCTTGAGCGAGGGCATCGTGGTCGATGCGCTGGCGCAGCTGATCGACGAGCATCCGGGCCTGACCTTCGGCCTGCAGACCGAGGACAACCAGAAGGTAGCCGACAAGGTCATCGCCGCGGAGGTGGATTTCGGCCTGTTGCTGGACCCGGTCAGCGGCATCGACCTGGAGGTGGTCGCCTTCGCCGAGATCCCGCTGGGTATCTGCATGCCCGCGGGGCATCCGCTCAGCGGCAGGGCCAGCCTGCAGTTGAATGAAGTGCTCGACGACCACCGCCTGCTGCTGCCGGCTGCGCCACTGATCGTCAACGAACACGCCAAGGTGGTGTACCAGCGCCAGCACATCGACACGCGTCGCTGCATCCGCTGCAACGACGTGCGCACGCTGCGTGCGCTGGTGCGGCAGGGCGTGGGCGTGGGCCTGCTGTCGCAGCTGGACGTGTTGCCCGATCTGGCCGACGGGCGGCTGGCGTTCGTGCCCTTGCGCGAAGGCCTGGCCAAGCCGATGACGCTGTCGCTGTGCGTGGCGCCGCAGCGGCAACTGTCCAGAGCCGCGCAGACCATGCTCAAGGCGCTGGCGCCGCGCGTGGAAGCCATCCTGGAACCGCAGTAGCCAAGCCGGCCGGATGCGGTCGAGGTGAAACCCCTCCCTGCAGGCGCACCCGCAAACCCACGACTTCCCTGTAGGAGCGGCTTCAGCCGCGACAGCCCCCGACCGGCGCCAACCAAGGCCCCGTTTTCGAAAGTGCACGCAGCATCGCTTCCAAAACCGTCTTAGCGCGCGAATAAGCACGCACATCCCTGCCGCGTTGCATTTTTTGCACTGCAGACACGCGAAAACGGTGTTTGCCGGCCTTCCGCGCGGTTCGTATAGTGCTTTCAACCCGGCAAAGCTGCGTTTCTTCGGAAATAAGCTTTTGAATTGAAAGAATTTTCCTTGGGTATGCCAGTTGCAGGCCTAGTTGCCGCCGATCGCCCGTCCCGCTCCGTCCGCCCCCTAAACGAACCCATCATGCGCACCACCACTCCACATCCCGGCCCAGCCGGCGGCCGCACCTGAGGCGACAGCCGCCATGCTGATGCCGGCTAGCGTTCCTGGCCCGCGTGCGGTCGCACGCTGCGACGCGCTCGGCGTGGCGCCTTACAGCGACACCGCGGATGGCCTGTTCCGCGGCTGGCTGAGTCCGGCGCATCGCGCCAGCGTGGCGGCCGTGGCCGGGTGGATGGCCGAGGCCGGCCTGCACACCCGGATCGATCCTGCCGGCAACCTGATCGGCCGCTACGAGGGCGTCGCCGCGCAGGCGCCGGCACTGCTGATCGGCAGCCACCTGGACAGCGTGCGCGACGCCGGCCGCTACGATGGTCCGCTCGGGATCATGCTCGGCATCGAATGCGTGGCTGCGCTGCACGCGCAGGGCCGCCGGCTGCCGTTCGCGGTCGAGGTGATCGCATTCGGCGACGAGGAAGGGTCGCGTTTCCCGGCCTCGATGCTGAGCAGCCGCGCCGTCGCCGGCACGCTGGACCCGGCGGCGTTGCAGGTGACCGACGGCGATGGCGTGGAGCTGGCCGATGCGCTGGCCGCCTGGGGCCTGGACATCGCCACGCTGCCAAGCGCGGCGCGCGCGCCGCACAGCGTGCTGGCCTATCTGGAAGCGCATATCGAACAAGGGCCGGTGCTGGAGGCCGAAGGCCTTGCGCTGGGCGCGGTCACCGGCATCGCCGCGCAGCGCCGCTACCGCGCGCTGCTGGTCGGCCGCGCCGGCCATGCCGGCACCACGCGCATGGATCTGCGCGCCGATGCGCTGGCCGCCGCCGCCGAATGCGTGCTGGCGGTGGAGCAGGTCGCGCGCGCTGGCAGCGCGGACCTGGTGGCCACGGTCGGGCGCCTGCAGGTCGCGCCGGGCGCGGTCAACGTGGTGCCGGGGCGGGTCGAGTTCTCGATCGACGTGCGTGCCGGCGACGACGCCGTGCGCGACGCGGCGGCCGCGGCGATCGCGCAGCGCCTGCACGCGGTCGCCGCGGCGCGCGGCGTGCAGTTGCAGCTGCAGTGCGTGCAGGACCTGCCGGCCAGCCCCTGCGATCCGCGCCTGGTCGCCGCGCTGGACGCGGCGATCGCCGCGCAGGGTCTGGCGCCGCGGCGGCTGGTGTCCGGCGCCGGCCACGACGCGATGGTGATGGCCGCGTTGTGCCCGACCGCGATGCTGTTCCTGCGCTGCGCCGGCGGCGTCAGCCACCATCCCGCCGAACATGTGGATCCCGCCGATGCCGACCTGGCGGTGGCGGCGATGCTGCACTTCATCGAGTCCCTGGGAGACACCCTTGTCCGTTGATCCGTCGCACGCCGAGCTGTTCGGCGAACTCGATCCGCCGCAACGCCTGCTGATGGGGCCGGGCCCGGTCAATGCGCATCCGCGCGTGCTGCGCGCGATGTCGGCCGACCTACTCGGCCAGTTCGATCCGGAAATGACCGGCTACATGAACCAAGTGATGGCGCTGTACCGGCCGCTGTTCGGGACCGAGAACCGCTGGACCTTTCTGGTCGACGGCACCGCGCGCGCCGGCATCGAGGCGGCGCTGGTGTCGCTGGTGGCGCCGGGCGATCGCGTGCTGGTGCTGAACTTCGGCCGCTTCGGCCTGCTGCTGGGCGAGATCCTCGGCCGCATCGGTGCGGTGGTGGAGAACGTGGATGCGCCGTGGGGCGAGGTGGTGCCGATGGCGGCGGTGGCCGAGGCGATCGAACGCTTCGCGCCGAAGCTGGTCGCCTGCGTGCACGGCGATACTTCGACCACGATGGCGCAGCCGCTGGACGGCCTCGGCGCGCTGTGCCGCGCCGCCGGCGCGCTGTCCTATGTCGATGCCACCGCGACCATCGGCGGCATGCCCATCGCCAGCGACGCCTGGGGCGTGGACGTGGTGACCGGTGGTCTGCAGAAGTGCCTGGGCGGGCCGTCCGGTTCGGCGCCGATCACCGTGTCCGCGCGCGCCGCCGAGGCGATCTTCGCGCGCCGCCATGTCGAGCGCGGCATCGTCCGCGACGATCTCGCCAACGGCAGCGGCGTGCGCATCGGCTCCAATTATTTCGACCTGGCGATGGTGATGGACTACTGGTCGGACAAGCGCCTGAACCACCACACCGAGGCCACCAGCATGTTGTACGCGGCGCGCGAATGCGCGCGCGTGGCGCTGCAGGAGGGCTTGCCCGCGCGTTTCGCCCGGCATGCCGCCGCCGGCCGCGCAGTCGCCGCCGGCGTGCGCGCGCTGGGACTGCAAGTGTTCGGCGACGACCGCTATCGCATGACCAATGTCACCGGTGTGGCGATTCCCGCGGGCATCGACGGCGAGGCGGTGCGGCGGCGCATGCGCGAGGATTTCGAGATCGAGATCGGCACCGCGTTCGGGCCGCTGCAGGGCAAGCTGTGGCGGATCGGCGCGATGGGCTACAACGCGATGAAGCACAAGGTGCTGATCACCCTGGGCGCGCTGGAAGCGGTGCTGCGCGCCGAAGGTTATGTGTGCACCCCGGGCGCCGGGGTGGACGCGGCGCTGGCCGCCTGGCATGCCGACGGAGCGCCGCGGTGATCGCGGTGCGCGATCTGGTCGGCTACGGCGCGCAGCCGCCTGACCCGCAGTGGCCGGGTGGCGCGCGGGTGGCGTTGCAGTTCGTGATCAATTACGAGGAGGGCGCCGAGAACTGTGTGCTCAACGGCGATGCCGGCTCGGAGGCGTTCCTGTCGGAGATGGTCGGCGCGCACAGCCAGCCGGGCGCGCGCGCGATGGCGATGGAGAGCCTGTACGAATACGGCAGCCGCGCCGGCTTCTGGCGGCTGCAGCGGCTGTTCTCCGCGCGCGACGTGCCAGTCACGGTGTTCGGCGTAGCGCAGGCGTTGGCGGCCAATCCCGAGGCGGTGCAGGCGATGCGCGACGCCGACTGGGAGATCGCCAGCCACGGCCTGCGCTGGATCGATTACCAGCAGGTGCCGGAGGCGACCGAACGCGCGCATATCGCCGCGGCGATCGCGCTGCACACGCAAGTCGCCGGGACGCGCCCGCTGGGCTGGTACCAGGGCCGCACCAGTCCCAACACCGCGCGCCTGGTGGCCGAGGAGGGCGGCTTCGTCTACGACGCCGACAGCTACGCCGACGACCTGCCGTATTACGACCGCCGCCACGGCCGCGTGCAGCTGGTGGTGCCGTACACGCTGGACGCCAACGACATGAAGTTCGTCGCCTACAATGGCTTCGCCGATGGCGAACCGTTCTTCCGCTACCTGCGCGACGGCTTCGAGCAATTGTGCGCCGAAGGCGGGCGGATGATGTCGGTGGGCCTGCACGGGCGCATCGCCGGGCGCCCGGCGCGTGCGCTGGCGCTGGCCCGTTTCGTCGATCATGCGCTGGCCAGCGGCCAGGCCTGGATCGCGCGGCGCATCGACATCGCCCGCCACTGGCAGCAGGTGCACCCGGCATGATCATCGATGCGCCCGAGGTCCTGGCCGAGGTGCAGGCGGCATTCGCCGCCTACGAGCATGCGCTGATGGCCGACGACGTCGCCGCGCTGGACCGGCTGTTCCACGATGCGCCGACCACGGTGCGCTACGGGGTCGGCGAAACGCTGTACGGCGCCGAGGCGATCCGCGCGTTCCGCCGCGCGCGTGGCGGATCGCCGCAGCGGCAGTTGCAGCGGGTGCAGATCGTCGCCTATGGGCGCGACTTCGCCACCGCCGATGCCGAGTTCCTGCGCGAAGGCAGCACCCGCCGCGGCCGCCAGAGCCAGAGCTGGGTGCGCTTCGCCGACGGCTGGAAGGTAGTGTCGGCGCACGTGTCGCTGCAGGGGGACCACGCATGACCGGCATCGACTGGAATGCGCTGCCCGAGGCCGAGTTCGTCGCGCGGCTGCACGCGCTGTTCGAGCATTCGCCGTGGGTGGTGGAGCGGGCGGCGGCGCGGCGCCCATTCGCCGATCTGCATGCGGGCCTGTTGCAGGTACTGCACGCGGCCGGCGCCGACGAGCGGCTGGCGCTGATCCGCGCGCATCCGGAGCTGGCCGGCAAGGCCGCGATCGACGGCAGCCTGACTGCGGCCTCGGCGGCCGAGCAGGCGCAGGCCGGGCTGGATCGGCTCACTGCCGAGGAGTTCGCGCGGTTCCATGCGCTCAATGCGGCCTATCGCGCGCGTTTCGATTTTCCGTTCGTGATCTGCGTGCGCCTGACCGACAAGGCCGGGATTCTCGCGGCGATGCAGGCGCGGTTGGCGAATACGCGCGATGCCGAAATGGCCGCCGCGCTCGACGAGATCGGCAAGATCGCGCGCTTGCGCCTGGAGGCCTTGCAGTGAGCGCGGGCAACGGCTTGCAGGCGTTGTCGGCGCAGGTCGCGCGCGAACTGCAATGGCTCGGCCATGGCGGCCCGGACTGGATCCGCCCGCAGCGGCATGGCGCCGAACATGTCTACGACGTGGTCGTCGTCGGCGGCGGGCAGAGCGGGCTGGGTGCGGCGTTCGGGCTGCTGCGCGAGCGCATCTCCAACCTGCTGGTGATCGACGAGAACCCGGCCGGCCAGGAAGGCCCGTGGGTCACCTACGCGCGCATGGTCACGCTGCGCACGCCGAAGGAACTGAGCGCGCTGGACTTCGGCATGCCGTCGCTGACCTTTCGCGCCTACTGGGAAGCCCGCCACGGCGCGGCGGCCTGGGACGCGCTGGGCAAGATCGCGCGCGCCGACTGGATGGACTACCTGCGCTGGTACCGCGAGGTGCTCAGGCTGCCGGTGCGCAACCAGACGCGGCTGCTGCGCATCGAGCCGCTGCAGGCGCAGCGCCTGCAGCGGCTGCACCTGGCCGGCGGCGACAGCCTGCTCGCGCGCAAGGTGGTGCTGGCGACCGGGATCCAGGGCGGCGGGCAATGGCACGTGCCGCCGCTGGTGGCGCAGACGCTGCCGCGCTCGCGCTACGCCCACACCTCCGAGGCGATCGACTACGCGGCCCTGGCCGGGCGCCGCATCGGCATCCTCGGCGGCGGCGCCTCGGCCTTCGACAACGCCCAGCACGCGCTGGCCGCCGGCGTCGGCGAGGTGCACGTGTTCCTGCGCCGCGCCGAACTGCCGCGGGTCAATCCGATCCGGCACATGGAGCGCAGCGGCATCATCCCGCGCTTCGCCGCGCTGCCCGACGCCGACAAGTACGCGATGATGGCGAGCTTCTTCCGCCACAACCAGCCACCGACCAATGACACCTTCGAGCGCGCGGCGGCCTGGCCCAATTTCCACCTGCATCTGGGCAGCCCGTGGCAGCACGTGGCAGAAGACGCCGGCGGCGTGGCGGTGACCACGCCGCACGCGCGCCTGCAGTTCGATTTCGTGGTGCTGTCCACCGGCCTGGTCACCGATCCGGCGCTGCGCCCGGAGCTGGCCGCGGTGGCCGACGGCATCGTGCGCTGGTCCGATCGCTACCGGCCGCCGCAAGGGCAGCAGGTGCCGTTGCTGGATGCGCATCCCTACCTGGGGCCGGGCTTCGAACTGCTGCCGCGCACACCCGCGCATGCGCCGGCGCTGCACGGGCTGTTCGCGTTCAACTATTCGGCGCTGCTGAGTTTGGGCCTGTCGGCGGCGGCCTTGTCCGGTCTCAAGCACGCGTTGCCGCGGCTGGTGAAGGCGGTCGCCGACCAGTTGTTCCTGGACGAGCGCGAGGCGATCGTCGGCGCCTACCTGGACTACGCCGAACCCGAATTCGTCGGCCAATGGCCGTTGCCGCAAGCGGAGGACTGCGTCGGATGAGCACGCTATCGACCCATGTGCTGGACCTGAGCCGCGGCGTGCCCGCCGCCGGCGTGGCGGTGCGTCTGTTCGCCGGCGAGGCGCTGCTGCACGCCTGCGTCACCGATGCGGATGGGCGCTGTCCTTCGCTGCGCGAACTGCGCCTGGAGACAGGACGTTATCGGCTGGAATTCGCGGTGGCCGACTACTTCCGCGGCCAGGGCGTGGTCTTGCCCGAGCCGCCGTTCGTGGACGTGGTGCCGATCGCGTTCGGCCTGGCCGCTGCGGCGCACTACCACGTGCCGCTGCTGGTCTCGCCGTTCGGCTATTCCACCTACCGGGGCAGCTGAGATGGACGCGGTGCGGTTCCTGCTCGATGGGCAATTGCTGGAACTGGAGTCGGTGGACCCGACCGCCAGCGTGCTCGACCTGCTGCGCTACCGGCTCGGCCGTACCGGCAGCAAGGAAGGCTGCGCCGAAGGCGATTGCGGCGCGTGCACGGTGCTGGTCGGCGAACTGGCCGGTGCCGAGGGCGAGGAGCGGGTGCGCTGGCGCGCGCTCAACGCCTGCATCCTGTTCGTGCCGATGCTCGACGGCAAGGCGCTGCTGACCGTGGAGAGCCTGGCGACCGGCGGTGCACTGCATCCGCTGCAGCACGAACTGGTGCAGCGCCATGGCTCGCAGTGCGGCTTCTGCACGCCGGGCTTCGTGATGTCGCTGTACGCACGCAGCATCGGTGCGCTGGGCACCGAGCAGGCGGTGCTGGCCGACGTGATCGCCGGGAACCTGTGCCGCTGCACCGGCTATGGCCCGATCCTGGAGGCCGGCGCGGCGGTGCCGCTGGCGCGGCGCGACGACGCGGCCACGCTCGCCGGCCTGCGCGCGTTGCGCCGCCAGACCGCGCTGGTGCAGACGCATGCCGATGCCACGGCCGGCCGCGTGCGGCGCAGCGAGACGCCGCGCAGCGCCGACGCATTGGCCGCGTTGCTGCTGGAGCGCCCGGACGCGCGCCTGGTCGCCGGCGCCACCGATGTCGGTCTGTGGGTGACCAAGCAGCAGCGCGTGCTCGACGATGTGGTGTTCATCGGCGACATCCCCGAGCTGCGCGAACTGCGCGACACGCCCGACGGGCTGCACATCGGCGCCTGCGTGCGCTACAGCGAAGCGCATTCGGCATTGGCCGCGCTGCACCCGGCGCTGGGCGAACTGCTGCGGCGCATCGGCGGCACCCAGGTGCGCAACG from Xanthomonas sp. DAR 34887 carries:
- a CDS encoding LysR family transcriptional regulator, whose product is MPTFSRFTRYFMEVAHWRSIRRAAEALHVSASAIDRQILKAEQELGVPLFERLPGGLRLTSAGELLLVDVRRWEKSYQRTREQFDELRGLRRGHVEIAMIDALSEGIVVDALAQLIDEHPGLTFGLQTEDNQKVADKVIAAEVDFGLLLDPVSGIDLEVVAFAEIPLGICMPAGHPLSGRASLQLNEVLDDHRLLLPAAPLIVNEHAKVVYQRQHIDTRRCIRCNDVRTLRALVRQGVGVGLLSQLDVLPDLADGRLAFVPLREGLAKPMTLSLCVAPQRQLSRAAQTMLKALAPRVEAILEPQ
- a CDS encoding allantoate amidohydrolase, with translation MLMPASVPGPRAVARCDALGVAPYSDTADGLFRGWLSPAHRASVAAVAGWMAEAGLHTRIDPAGNLIGRYEGVAAQAPALLIGSHLDSVRDAGRYDGPLGIMLGIECVAALHAQGRRLPFAVEVIAFGDEEGSRFPASMLSSRAVAGTLDPAALQVTDGDGVELADALAAWGLDIATLPSAARAPHSVLAYLEAHIEQGPVLEAEGLALGAVTGIAAQRRYRALLVGRAGHAGTTRMDLRADALAAAAECVLAVEQVARAGSADLVATVGRLQVAPGAVNVVPGRVEFSIDVRAGDDAVRDAAAAAIAQRLHAVAAARGVQLQLQCVQDLPASPCDPRLVAALDAAIAAQGLAPRRLVSGAGHDAMVMAALCPTAMLFLRCAGGVSHHPAEHVDPADADLAVAAMLHFIESLGDTLVR
- a CDS encoding pyridoxal-phosphate-dependent aminotransferase family protein, which translates into the protein MGPGPVNAHPRVLRAMSADLLGQFDPEMTGYMNQVMALYRPLFGTENRWTFLVDGTARAGIEAALVSLVAPGDRVLVLNFGRFGLLLGEILGRIGAVVENVDAPWGEVVPMAAVAEAIERFAPKLVACVHGDTSTTMAQPLDGLGALCRAAGALSYVDATATIGGMPIASDAWGVDVVTGGLQKCLGGPSGSAPITVSARAAEAIFARRHVERGIVRDDLANGSGVRIGSNYFDLAMVMDYWSDKRLNHHTEATSMLYAARECARVALQEGLPARFARHAAAGRAVAAGVRALGLQVFGDDRYRMTNVTGVAIPAGIDGEAVRRRMREDFEIEIGTAFGPLQGKLWRIGAMGYNAMKHKVLITLGALEAVLRAEGYVCTPGAGVDAALAAWHADGAPR
- the puuE gene encoding allantoinase PuuE; the encoded protein is MIAVRDLVGYGAQPPDPQWPGGARVALQFVINYEEGAENCVLNGDAGSEAFLSEMVGAHSQPGARAMAMESLYEYGSRAGFWRLQRLFSARDVPVTVFGVAQALAANPEAVQAMRDADWEIASHGLRWIDYQQVPEATERAHIAAAIALHTQVAGTRPLGWYQGRTSPNTARLVAEEGGFVYDADSYADDLPYYDRRHGRVQLVVPYTLDANDMKFVAYNGFADGEPFFRYLRDGFEQLCAEGGRMMSVGLHGRIAGRPARALALARFVDHALASGQAWIARRIDIARHWQQVHPA
- the hpxZ gene encoding oxalurate catabolism protein HpxZ; its protein translation is MIIDAPEVLAEVQAAFAAYEHALMADDVAALDRLFHDAPTTVRYGVGETLYGAEAIRAFRRARGGSPQRQLQRVQIVAYGRDFATADAEFLREGSTRRGRQSQSWVRFADGWKVVSAHVSLQGDHA
- the uraD gene encoding 2-oxo-4-hydroxy-4-carboxy-5-ureidoimidazoline decarboxylase encodes the protein MTGIDWNALPEAEFVARLHALFEHSPWVVERAAARRPFADLHAGLLQVLHAAGADERLALIRAHPELAGKAAIDGSLTAASAAEQAQAGLDRLTAEEFARFHALNAAYRARFDFPFVICVRLTDKAGILAAMQARLANTRDAEMAAALDEIGKIARLRLEALQ
- a CDS encoding FAD/NAD(P)-binding protein, which produces MSAGNGLQALSAQVARELQWLGHGGPDWIRPQRHGAEHVYDVVVVGGGQSGLGAAFGLLRERISNLLVIDENPAGQEGPWVTYARMVTLRTPKELSALDFGMPSLTFRAYWEARHGAAAWDALGKIARADWMDYLRWYREVLRLPVRNQTRLLRIEPLQAQRLQRLHLAGGDSLLARKVVLATGIQGGGQWHVPPLVAQTLPRSRYAHTSEAIDYAALAGRRIGILGGGASAFDNAQHALAAGVGEVHVFLRRAELPRVNPIRHMERSGIIPRFAALPDADKYAMMASFFRHNQPPTNDTFERAAAWPNFHLHLGSPWQHVAEDAGGVAVTTPHARLQFDFVVLSTGLVTDPALRPELAAVADGIVRWSDRYRPPQGQQVPLLDAHPYLGPGFELLPRTPAHAPALHGLFAFNYSALLSLGLSAAALSGLKHALPRLVKAVADQLFLDEREAIVGAYLDYAEPEFVGQWPLPQAEDCVG
- the uraH gene encoding hydroxyisourate hydrolase, whose translation is MAVAASGGLRRMSTLSTHVLDLSRGVPAAGVAVRLFAGEALLHACVTDADGRCPSLRELRLETGRYRLEFAVADYFRGQGVVLPEPPFVDVVPIAFGLAAAAHYHVPLLVSPFGYSTYRGS
- the xdhA gene encoding xanthine dehydrogenase small subunit codes for the protein MDAVRFLLDGQLLELESVDPTASVLDLLRYRLGRTGSKEGCAEGDCGACTVLVGELAGAEGEERVRWRALNACILFVPMLDGKALLTVESLATGGALHPLQHELVQRHGSQCGFCTPGFVMSLYARSIGALGTEQAVLADVIAGNLCRCTGYGPILEAGAAVPLARRDDAATLAGLRALRRQTALVQTHADATAGRVRRSETPRSADALAALLLERPDARLVAGATDVGLWVTKQQRVLDDVVFIGDIPELRELRDTPDGLHIGACVRYSEAHSALAALHPALGELLRRIGGTQVRNAGTIGGNIANGSPIGDMPPALIALGASVTLRRGDARRVLPLEDFFLAYGRQARLPGEFVESVYVPRPAAATLYRVDKLSKRFDSDISAVCGAFALSIDDGLVTKARIAFGGMAGIPQRARGAEQALLGQPWSEATIEAAAATLAQDFRPLSDVRGSAGYRLAVAANLLRRLWIGHAQPHEPLSVLAPELVDG